A genomic window from Eleginops maclovinus isolate JMC-PN-2008 ecotype Puerto Natales chromosome 9, JC_Emac_rtc_rv5, whole genome shotgun sequence includes:
- the tor3a gene encoding torsin-3A, which yields MLLRCFLAALCALSAEADFFPLDSISNVSSYYFNYIYCNIWEGECQPHQDDAAQQVPTRDLWAGFPQDYMSLMHQWYCSLGQCCDSGDCRITNNITGLAKDLQTKLHGQHLVQSVVLKAVQGFINSPESNKPLTLSFHGWSGTGKNFVARIIADNLYRDGVKSECVRLFIAPFHFPHARLVDTYKGQLREAIRDLVLRCPQTLFIFDEAEKLHPGLIDAIKPFMDHYDNVDGVSYRRALFLFLSNIGGATINDVALDFWHSGQNREDIGMEDLEHRLRAETMESHGGFAQSELMSGHLIDFFVPFLPLEYRHVKLCARDAYTARGLETDEATLDEVAKAMLYVPKEERLFSAQGCKSIPQRINFFLP from the exons ATGCTGCTGCGCTGCTTCCTGGCCGCGCTCTGCGCCCTGTCCGCAGAGGCCGACTTCTTCCCGCTGGACAGCATCTCCAACGTGTCCAGCTACTACTTCAATTACATCTATTGCAATATCTGGGAGGGGGAGTGCCAGCCCCACCAGGACGATGCTGCACAGCAGG ttCCAACCCGGGACCTTTGGGCCGGTTTCCCTCAGGACTACATGAGCCTGATGCACCAGTGGTACTGCAGCCTGGGCCAGTGCTGTGACTCTGGAGACTGCAGGATCACCAACAACATCACAG GTCTGGCGAAAGACCTCCAGACGAAGCTCCATGGGCAGCACCTGGTCCAGTCCGTGGTCCTGAAGGCCGTCCAAGGCTTCATCAACAGCCCCGAGTCCAACAAGCCGCTCACGCTCTCCTTCCACGGCTGGTCCGGCACCGGCAAGAACTTCGTGGCTCGCATCATCGCGGACAACCTGTACCGGGACGGCGTGAAGAGCGAGTGCGTCCGCCTCTTCATCGCCCCGTTCCACTTCCCCCACGCTCGACTGGTGGACACCTACAAG GGCCAGCTGCGCGAGGCGATCCGGGACCTGGTGCTGCGCTGCCCTCAGACCCTGTTCATCTTCGACGAGGCGGAGAAGCTTCACCCCGGACTCATCGACGCCATCAAACCCTTCATGGACCACTACGACAATGTGGACGGGGTCAGCTACCGCAGagccctcttcctcttcctcag TAACATCGGTGGAGCGACGATCAACGACGTGGCGCTGGACTTCTGGCACTCGGGTCAGAACCGAGAGGACATCGGGATGGAGGACCTGGAGCATCGCCTCCGAGCGGAAACCATGGAGTCTCACG GCGGGTTTGCTCAGAGCGAGCTGATGTCCGGTCACCTGATCGACTTCTTCGTGCCGTTCCTGCCTCTGGAGTACCGGCACGTGAAGCTCTGCGCGCGAGACGCATACACCGCACGGGGGCTGGAGACGGACGAGGCCACGCTGGACGAGGTGGCCAAGGCCATGCTGTACGTGCCCAAAGAGGAGAGACTGTTCTCGGCACAGGGATGCAAGTCCATTCCCCAGAGGATCAACTTCTTCCTCCCCTAG